A genomic window from Pantoea alhagi includes:
- a CDS encoding sugar glycosyltransferase, translating into MGTFFKQIYRYTHPRRYRHNENLWPYIKISRAEQGHIDSLRYRGQPVPLYNLSLLRDERPEKLLIVATGPSVNHTDFSVLQQLPAMGLNGAWFKHQEIDFHYYVIVDMTFLDRHMDMVKEVVSQSELIFFTTMHGILKIIDAISLAQIKCRLALIEDACFKIMQPRIFPEEIPDQYKEMDAVHLDARHRHIAFSQDIRTGIFDAGTVAFWSLQIAGFMQPKKIIFAGLDMNNFNNPRFYETKQTMLPSFLEEKFTSIILPAFQHASSILSKKGIPVYNLSATSAIPDNIFHKVSPDDFVSS; encoded by the coding sequence ATGGGGACTTTTTTTAAACAAATATATCGATACACGCATCCGCGTCGTTATCGGCACAATGAAAACCTTTGGCCCTATATTAAAATTAGTCGTGCCGAGCAAGGCCATATCGATAGTTTACGTTATCGAGGGCAGCCAGTGCCGCTGTATAATCTTTCATTGCTGCGCGATGAAAGACCTGAAAAGTTATTGATCGTTGCGACAGGCCCTTCGGTTAACCATACGGATTTTTCAGTACTTCAGCAACTACCGGCGATGGGCCTAAACGGAGCATGGTTTAAGCATCAGGAAATCGATTTCCACTATTATGTTATTGTTGATATGACCTTTCTGGACCGCCATATGGACATGGTTAAAGAAGTTGTCAGTCAATCTGAACTTATTTTTTTCACGACGATGCATGGCATTCTGAAAATTATCGATGCCATTTCTTTAGCACAAATAAAATGTCGGCTTGCTTTAATAGAAGACGCCTGTTTTAAAATTATGCAACCCCGAATTTTCCCGGAGGAAATACCCGACCAGTATAAAGAGATGGATGCTGTACATCTTGATGCACGGCATCGACATATCGCTTTTTCGCAGGATATACGAACAGGTATTTTCGATGCAGGCACCGTTGCGTTTTGGTCATTACAAATCGCTGGGTTTATGCAGCCGAAAAAGATAATTTTTGCTGGGTTAGACATGAATAACTTTAATAACCCAAGATTTTATGAAACAAAACAAACGATGCTACCGTCTTTTCTCGAGGAAAAATTTACCAGCATAATATTACCTGCATTTCAACATGCCAGTAGCATTTTGTCTAAAAAAGGCATTCCTGTTTATAATCTTTCTGCCACAAGCGCTATCCCCGATAATATTTTCCATAAGGTGTCTCCTGATGACTTCGTCAGTAGTTAA
- the rfaF gene encoding ADP-heptose--LPS heptosyltransferase RfaF: protein MKILVIGPSWVGDMMMSQSLYRTLKAEHPDAEIDVMAPAWCRPLLSRMPEVNEALAMPLGHGALALGERYRLGKALRHKKYQRAYVLPGSFKSALVPFFAGIPQRVGWRGEMRYGLLNDLRVLDKPAFPLMVERYVALAYDASRIKSARDLPQPLLWPRLQVEEQEKIETAAQFSLNAERPIIGFCPGAEFGPAKRWPHYHYATLAQQLIAAGYQIVLFGSAKDRETGEQICQTLDEAGRHYCHNLAGETRLEQAVILLAHCHAVVTNDSGLMHIAAALNRPLVALYGPSSPDFTPPLSQQARVIRLITGYHKVRKGEADQGYHQSLIDIQPARVMEELMTLLSQQERA, encoded by the coding sequence ATGAAAATACTGGTAATCGGCCCCTCATGGGTCGGCGATATGATGATGTCGCAAAGTCTCTATCGTACGCTGAAGGCCGAGCATCCTGATGCCGAGATTGACGTGATGGCGCCAGCCTGGTGTCGTCCATTGTTGTCGCGCATGCCGGAAGTCAATGAGGCGCTGGCGATGCCGCTGGGTCATGGCGCGTTGGCGCTGGGCGAGCGCTATCGTCTTGGCAAAGCGCTGCGCCATAAAAAATATCAGCGCGCCTATGTGTTACCCGGCTCGTTTAAATCGGCGCTGGTGCCTTTTTTTGCAGGTATCCCGCAGCGCGTAGGCTGGCGTGGCGAAATGCGCTACGGCCTGTTAAACGATCTGCGCGTGCTGGATAAACCCGCTTTCCCGCTGATGGTGGAGCGCTACGTGGCGCTGGCCTATGACGCCTCGCGCATTAAAAGCGCCCGCGACCTGCCTCAGCCGTTGCTGTGGCCTCGCCTGCAGGTGGAAGAGCAGGAAAAAATCGAAACCGCAGCGCAGTTTTCTCTGAACGCTGAAAGGCCAATCATTGGTTTCTGCCCAGGCGCGGAGTTTGGCCCGGCCAAACGCTGGCCGCACTATCACTATGCCACGCTGGCGCAGCAGCTCATTGCCGCTGGCTATCAGATTGTGCTGTTTGGCTCTGCAAAGGATCGGGAAACCGGCGAACAGATTTGTCAAACGCTGGATGAAGCCGGACGTCACTATTGCCATAACCTGGCCGGTGAAACCAGGCTGGAGCAGGCGGTCATTCTGCTGGCACACTGCCATGCAGTAGTCACCAATGATTCAGGGCTGATGCATATCGCCGCCGCGCTAAATCGTCCGCTGGTGGCGCTATACGGGCCCAGCAGCCCCGATTTTACTCCGCCGCTCTCACAGCAGGCTCGCGTTATTCGCCTGATTACCGGCTATCATAAGGTACGTAAAGGCGAGGCGGATCAGGGCTACCATCAAAGCCTGATCGATATCCAGCCTGCGCGCGTTATGGAAGAACTTATGACATTATTAAGTCAGCAGGAGCGTGCATGA
- a CDS encoding O-antigen ligase family protein yields the protein MTSSVVNNITKASQFIFMLFLFFLPLLGEEFRVTNLFHVSFGLLLLSFLINKPFRQQLVNDHALLKGIAAMGLFLCYFSLSNLWSDNPGNIISTLKHSFYIIAFSVLFLQLNKKVSYSILFFSITLLCILTLWEVDKRHFLTMRLDNGFFAAPDNVIDLAGYFGLGIFFGLLLIRETGRHIFYIPIAVLFIAMLLTQSRGPVLSLVVASLPLMFRFHKGHMRHLMMAATILILVAFLAYFTHYSDELISRFIASYQQSFIRFGIWSHTVEVALQKPWFGWGFDKNLAFVNSVGQNIHTTHSLYFSTLLKGGFTGLFIFFVMIAYGLYRAWQHFKNHQELEASIFCFSLMFYLTQGMFIIGNPDIYWVMFWLPYAIILTPYGQRSK from the coding sequence ATGACTTCGTCAGTAGTTAATAACATAACAAAAGCTAGCCAATTTATTTTCATGCTTTTTCTTTTTTTCCTGCCTCTGCTTGGCGAGGAATTTCGCGTTACAAATCTGTTTCATGTGTCATTTGGATTATTATTACTATCTTTTTTAATAAATAAGCCTTTCCGTCAACAGTTAGTTAATGACCATGCTTTGCTGAAAGGCATTGCCGCAATGGGTTTATTCCTTTGCTATTTTAGCTTAAGTAATTTATGGTCTGATAACCCAGGAAATATAATTTCCACCCTTAAGCACAGTTTCTATATTATCGCCTTTTCTGTTTTATTCTTGCAGTTAAATAAGAAGGTTAGTTATAGCATTTTGTTTTTCAGTATTACTCTTCTTTGCATACTAACATTATGGGAAGTCGACAAAAGGCATTTTTTAACCATGCGATTAGACAATGGTTTTTTTGCAGCACCAGATAACGTCATTGATTTAGCAGGATATTTTGGCTTGGGCATTTTCTTTGGCTTACTTTTAATTCGCGAAACCGGCCGCCATATTTTTTATATCCCAATAGCTGTGTTATTTATTGCTATGCTGTTGACACAAAGCAGAGGGCCGGTTCTGTCATTGGTAGTTGCAAGCCTCCCGTTGATGTTTCGGTTTCATAAAGGTCATATGCGTCATTTGATGATGGCCGCAACTATCCTTATTCTTGTCGCCTTTCTCGCCTACTTTACGCATTATAGCGATGAGTTGATTTCACGCTTTATCGCTTCATATCAACAAAGCTTTATCCGCTTCGGAATTTGGTCTCATACTGTAGAAGTTGCGCTGCAAAAACCCTGGTTCGGCTGGGGCTTTGATAAAAATCTGGCGTTTGTTAATAGTGTTGGTCAAAATATCCATACTACGCATAGCCTGTACTTTTCTACTTTGTTAAAAGGCGGTTTTACTGGTTTATTCATCTTTTTCGTGATGATTGCTTATGGTCTTTATCGTGCCTGGCAGCACTTTAAGAACCATCAGGAACTCGAAGCCAGTATTTTCTGTTTTTCCTTAATGTTCTACCTAACTCAGGGAATGTTTATTATTGGGAATCCCGATATTTATTGGGTTATGTTCTGGCTTCCGTATGCTATTATCCTTACCCCATACGGGCAGCGTAGCAAATAG
- a CDS encoding glycosyltransferase, producing MIIDGLPGGGAEKVVLTLAKGLLSLGHQVSLFSLRRVCDYPLPAGLDYQVIQDRCGKPWRKITELPRRARLLDRAIVKAEQQSGAFDLVISHLHKTDRIVSRCRHLDPARTWYCLHGVFSASYLARRKGFSRWLKIQKTRRVYENRNVIGVSQFVLDDLKQHYAIKPAKEAVIYNPFDVDYILQQAQETCELAGQDYLLHVGRFHPTKRHDRLLQAYAYSGLQAPLVLIGQGDTVRLTELKQLAEQLGISDRVIFKGFTHNPYAWIKHARMLIVSSDSEGFGNVLVEALLCQTPVVSTRCPGGPETILQGELARGLAEMTSESLAEKIRDIYHQPPVLQQLDLSAYYIEAICLRYLALIEH from the coding sequence ATGATCATCGATGGCTTACCGGGGGGCGGCGCAGAGAAAGTTGTGCTGACTCTGGCCAAGGGCTTACTGTCGCTGGGGCATCAGGTGTCGCTCTTTTCTTTACGCAGAGTATGTGATTATCCCTTACCGGCCGGGCTGGACTATCAGGTAATCCAGGATCGCTGTGGTAAGCCATGGCGTAAAATTACCGAGCTACCACGCCGGGCCCGCCTGCTGGATCGGGCAATCGTCAAGGCGGAACAGCAAAGCGGCGCCTTCGATTTAGTGATTTCTCATTTACACAAAACCGATCGCATCGTCAGCCGTTGTCGCCATCTCGATCCCGCCAGAACCTGGTATTGTCTGCATGGCGTGTTCTCCGCCTCTTACCTGGCGCGACGTAAAGGCTTTTCCCGCTGGCTTAAAATTCAAAAAACGCGCCGGGTCTATGAAAATCGTAACGTTATCGGCGTTTCGCAGTTTGTTCTTGATGATTTGAAGCAGCACTACGCCATAAAACCGGCGAAAGAGGCAGTTATATATAACCCTTTCGATGTCGATTATATTCTGCAACAGGCGCAGGAAACGTGTGAGCTGGCAGGGCAGGATTATTTACTGCATGTAGGACGTTTCCATCCAACAAAACGTCACGATCGCCTGTTACAGGCTTACGCCTATAGCGGCTTACAGGCGCCTCTGGTGCTGATTGGACAGGGCGATACCGTACGCCTTACTGAGTTAAAACAACTGGCGGAGCAACTGGGTATTTCCGATCGGGTGATTTTCAAAGGATTTACGCATAATCCCTATGCATGGATAAAACATGCCCGTATGCTGATTGTCAGCTCTGATAGCGAAGGATTCGGCAATGTGCTGGTTGAAGCGCTGCTGTGCCAGACGCCTGTGGTTAGCACCCGATGCCCTGGCGGACCGGAAACGATTCTGCAGGGGGAGCTGGCACGCGGGCTGGCGGAAATGACCAGCGAATCACTGGCGGAAAAGATCAGGGACATTTATCATCAGCCGCCGGTATTACAACAGCTCGATCTTTCAGCCTATTACATTGAGGCTATCTGTTTGCGTTATCTTGCGTTGATTGAACATTAA
- a CDS encoding glycosyltransferase family 9 protein, translating into MNYIFIFILLLPLKWVRKLFQKKQGRNLVIQTAKIGDFINITPLLAHLRQSDALLSRTVAPLAQHDDTLLKIWYVEDHKSGMLAKIRLALQLMNRYDNVYLLHPNNLNLFYAACCNAGNKQFLSNYRRKWYQTLFYWTANGIVEHSKISLTIESYLKLANRTLTKESYKKHATRPLFKNSLLPEELFRQDIIKIGISISAGNQAKTIPPVIWKKLFDHLQDLPCSYYIFGAPNEIGHLEELYRVTGKNRPFINLIGQLSLEMVPYAISQLDFYIASDSGNVYIADALDIPVVLLYGPCGIEEQRPLGDVLLIGPDHIAPSSFIFAAPYQFHHPAEQLYALDQRKLDDIHAFISDRQPERLCQTKPH; encoded by the coding sequence GTGAATTATATTTTCATTTTTATTTTACTGCTGCCGCTCAAATGGGTCCGAAAGCTTTTCCAGAAAAAGCAAGGGCGTAATCTGGTGATCCAGACGGCTAAAATTGGCGACTTCATTAATATCACCCCGTTGCTGGCGCATCTGCGTCAGAGCGATGCGCTGCTCAGCCGTACCGTTGCGCCGCTGGCGCAGCACGATGATACGCTGCTGAAAATTTGGTATGTCGAAGACCATAAAAGCGGCATGCTCGCCAAAATCCGTCTGGCTTTGCAGTTAATGAATCGGTACGACAACGTCTATCTGCTGCACCCTAATAATCTTAACTTATTCTATGCGGCCTGCTGTAACGCCGGTAACAAACAATTTTTATCCAATTACCGGCGCAAATGGTACCAGACCCTGTTTTACTGGACGGCGAACGGTATTGTAGAGCACAGTAAAATTTCTTTAACAATAGAGAGTTATCTGAAGCTGGCGAACCGCACACTCACTAAAGAAAGCTATAAAAAACACGCCACACGTCCGCTTTTTAAAAACAGCCTATTGCCAGAGGAGCTGTTTCGTCAGGACATTATAAAAATTGGCATAAGTATCTCAGCGGGTAATCAGGCGAAGACTATTCCGCCTGTTATCTGGAAGAAACTATTTGATCATTTGCAGGATTTGCCTTGTTCGTATTATATCTTTGGCGCACCAAATGAAATCGGCCACCTTGAAGAGCTTTACAGGGTCACAGGTAAAAACCGCCCGTTTATCAACCTGATTGGGCAGCTATCTTTAGAGATGGTGCCATATGCCATCAGTCAGCTTGATTTTTATATTGCTTCTGATTCCGGCAATGTCTATATCGCGGACGCCCTCGATATTCCCGTGGTGTTGCTATATGGTCCTTGTGGTATTGAGGAGCAACGCCCTTTAGGAGACGTTCTGCTGATTGGGCCTGACCATATTGCCCCCTCATCCTTCATTTTTGCAGCGCCTTATCAATTCCATCACCCGGCAGAGCAGCTTTATGCGCTAGATCAACGAAAACTTGATGATATTCATGCATTTATCTCTGACCGCCAGCCGGAGCGGCTGTGCCAAACCAAGCCTCATTAA
- a CDS encoding polysaccharide deacetylase family protein: MNKPAFLITIDTEGDNLWRNRQTITTRNTLFLPRFQALCEKYGFKPTWLTNYEMASDPAYVEFAADVIQRGQGEVGMHLHAWNSPPETPLTDDDWRWQPYLIEYPDALLRDKVRFMTDLLEEKFQTKMLSHRAGRWAFDERYAAVLRELGYQVDCSVTPRVSWRNSPGAPQGQGGTDYSHFPQHAYFLDPQDISRSGHSTLLEVPMSIQYKHSAFMNQLKQGYDRLRGKKRGPSVNWLRPSGGNLAAMKRVAELSLAQGNDYVEFMLHSSEFMPDGSPTFKTEADIERLYEDLEALFSWLQQRTQGMTLAEYYVLKQEKIV; this comes from the coding sequence ATGAACAAACCGGCTTTTCTCATCACAATTGATACTGAAGGCGACAATCTTTGGCGCAATCGGCAGACCATTACCACCCGTAATACGCTTTTTTTGCCGCGCTTTCAGGCGCTCTGTGAAAAATATGGCTTTAAGCCGACCTGGCTGACCAACTATGAGATGGCAAGCGATCCGGCTTATGTTGAGTTCGCTGCTGATGTGATTCAGCGCGGTCAGGGTGAGGTGGGTATGCATCTGCATGCGTGGAACAGTCCGCCGGAGACGCCGTTAACCGATGATGACTGGCGCTGGCAGCCCTACCTGATTGAATATCCAGACGCTTTGTTGCGTGACAAGGTCAGGTTTATGACCGATCTGTTGGAAGAAAAATTTCAAACCAAAATGCTCAGCCACCGCGCCGGACGTTGGGCATTTGATGAGCGTTATGCTGCAGTACTGCGTGAGCTGGGCTACCAGGTTGACTGTTCGGTTACGCCGCGCGTTAGCTGGCGTAATTCACCAGGGGCGCCGCAGGGGCAAGGCGGCACCGACTACAGTCACTTTCCACAGCACGCCTATTTTCTGGATCCGCAGGATATTTCACGCAGCGGTCATTCCACGCTGCTGGAAGTGCCGATGAGCATCCAGTACAAACATTCAGCGTTTATGAATCAGCTGAAGCAGGGTTACGATCGCTTACGCGGCAAAAAACGTGGCCCATCGGTTAACTGGCTGCGCCCTTCCGGCGGAAATCTGGCTGCCATGAAGCGAGTGGCAGAATTAAGCCTGGCGCAGGGCAATGATTACGTCGAGTTTATGCTGCACTCTTCAGAATTCATGCCAGACGGCAGCCCGACGTTTAAAACTGAAGCGGATATTGAACGACTGTATGAAGATTTAGAGGCGCTGTTTAGCTGGCTACAACAGCGTACGCAGGGCATGACACTGGCAGAATATTATGTACTAAAACAGGAAAAGATTGTTTAA
- the rfaD gene encoding ADP-glyceromanno-heptose 6-epimerase codes for MIIVTGGAGMIGSNIVKALNDEGITDILVVDNLKDGTKFVNLVDLDITDYMDKEDFIASAMAGDDLGDIEAVFHEGACSSTTEWDGKYMMDNNYQYSKELLHFCLERQIPFLYASSAATYGGRNDNFIEERQYEQPLNVYGYSKMLFDHYVRQILPEADSQVCGFRYFNVYGPREGHKGSMASVAFHLNTQLNNGENPKLFEGSDNFRRDFIHVSDVAAVNLWFWKKGVSGIFNCGTGRAESFQAVADAALAYHQKGAIEYIPFPEKLKGRYQAYTKADLTNLRAAGYDKPFKTVAEGVADYMAWLNRDA; via the coding sequence ATGATTATTGTGACTGGCGGCGCCGGTATGATCGGCAGCAATATTGTTAAAGCGCTCAATGATGAAGGTATTACCGATATTCTGGTGGTGGATAACCTGAAAGACGGCACCAAATTCGTGAATCTGGTCGATCTTGATATCACTGATTACATGGATAAAGAGGATTTCATTGCCAGCGCAATGGCCGGTGATGACCTGGGTGATATTGAAGCGGTTTTCCATGAAGGCGCCTGTTCCTCCACCACCGAGTGGGACGGCAAGTACATGATGGATAACAACTATCAGTACTCGAAAGAGCTGTTGCACTTCTGTCTGGAGCGCCAGATCCCTTTCCTGTACGCTTCCTCGGCGGCCACCTACGGCGGGCGCAACGACAACTTTATTGAAGAGCGCCAGTATGAGCAGCCGTTAAACGTTTACGGCTATTCGAAAATGCTGTTCGATCACTATGTGCGCCAAATTCTGCCGGAAGCGGATTCTCAGGTGTGCGGCTTCCGCTATTTCAACGTTTACGGGCCGCGTGAAGGCCATAAAGGCAGCATGGCAAGCGTTGCCTTCCATCTCAATACGCAGCTGAATAACGGCGAGAATCCTAAATTGTTTGAAGGCAGCGATAACTTCAGGCGCGACTTTATTCACGTCAGCGATGTGGCTGCGGTAAATCTGTGGTTCTGGAAAAAAGGCGTTTCCGGCATTTTTAACTGCGGAACCGGCCGTGCCGAATCTTTTCAGGCCGTAGCGGATGCCGCGCTGGCTTACCATCAAAAAGGGGCGATCGAGTACATTCCTTTCCCGGAAAAACTCAAAGGCCGCTATCAGGCTTATACCAAAGCGGATCTGACTAATCTGCGGGCGGCGGGCTATGACAAACCGTTTAAAACCGTGGCCGAAGGCGTGGCTGATTATATGGCCTGGCTAAACCGCGACGCATAA
- the rfaQ gene encoding putative lipopolysaccharide heptosyltransferase III, whose product MVSQIPASFTPRNILVIKLRHHGDMLLTTPVINALHQRYPNAAIDVLLYQETRPMLQAHPAIRKLHLIDRKWKKQGIWHQAKQELKLVNAIRDSHYDVVINLADQWRSALIARLSDAPVRIGFAFNKRDNRFWHYCHNHLVSTQSFSQLHTVEQNLLALSPLDVPTDSAPVSMYYADEDWQAAQKHLHEQGVNGPYIVIQPTSRWTFKCWDDEKVAALINQLNQPGLQIVLTAAPDQKEMAMIAHILSLCQNPQVTTVAGQLSLTQLAALIDHARLFIGVDSAPMHMAAALQTPCVALFGPTKLQQWRPWGANNRIIWAGDYGSLPTPDSIDTKTEQRYLSAIPVEDVVAAARSYLDA is encoded by the coding sequence ATGGTAAGTCAGATTCCTGCATCTTTTACTCCCCGTAATATTCTGGTGATTAAACTGCGTCACCATGGCGATATGCTCCTGACGACACCAGTCATTAATGCGCTGCATCAGCGTTATCCCAACGCCGCAATCGATGTGCTGCTTTATCAGGAAACGCGCCCGATGCTACAGGCGCATCCGGCAATCCGTAAGCTGCATTTGATAGATCGTAAGTGGAAAAAACAGGGCATCTGGCATCAGGCTAAACAGGAACTGAAGCTGGTAAACGCGATTCGGGACAGCCATTACGATGTGGTGATTAATCTGGCCGATCAGTGGCGCAGCGCGTTAATTGCACGCCTTTCAGACGCTCCGGTGCGCATTGGTTTTGCTTTCAACAAACGTGATAATCGTTTTTGGCACTACTGCCATAATCATCTGGTTTCCACGCAAAGTTTTAGTCAGCTCCATACGGTAGAGCAAAACCTGCTGGCGCTGTCACCGCTGGATGTACCAACCGATAGCGCGCCCGTCTCGATGTATTATGCCGATGAAGACTGGCAGGCGGCGCAAAAACATCTGCATGAGCAAGGCGTTAACGGCCCTTATATTGTTATTCAGCCAACCTCACGCTGGACATTCAAGTGCTGGGATGATGAAAAGGTCGCGGCGTTAATCAACCAGTTGAATCAACCCGGCCTGCAGATTGTATTAACCGCGGCGCCCGACCAGAAAGAAATGGCGATGATCGCGCACATACTTTCCCTGTGCCAGAATCCGCAGGTGACCACCGTTGCCGGACAGCTCAGCCTGACCCAGCTGGCGGCGCTTATCGATCACGCCCGGCTGTTTATCGGCGTCGACTCCGCCCCAATGCATATGGCGGCGGCGCTGCAAACTCCCTGCGTCGCCCTGTTTGGCCCAACCAAACTGCAACAGTGGCGGCCATGGGGCGCTAATAACCGGATTATCTGGGCGGGTGATTACGGTTCGCTGCCAACGCCGGACTCGATTGATACAAAAACCGAACAACGCTATTTAAGCGCCATCCCGGTTGAAGATGTGGTTGCTGCGGCAAGGAGCTATCTGGATGCGTAA
- the rfaC gene encoding lipopolysaccharide heptosyltransferase RfaC, whose protein sequence is MKVLIVKTSSMGDVLHTLPALTDAMREIPDIRFDWVVEENFAQIPGWHPAVDRVLPVAIRRWRKHWFGSQQREERVAFKRALQACEYDVVIDAQGLIKSAALVTRLAKGIKHGQDSRSAREPFASWWYDKRHEIDKRQHAVERTRELFAKSLGYEKPQTQGDYAIASHFLAHPPADAGRYLVFLHATTRDNKHWPESHWRELITLIEPTGLRIKLPWGAEHEHQRAQRLAAGFDHVDVLPKLTLEQVAQTLAGAKAVVSVDTGLSHLTAALDRPNITLYGPTDPGLIGGYGLNQQACKPENSIEMKDISAAQVESRLRTLI, encoded by the coding sequence ATGAAGGTGTTGATTGTTAAAACCTCTTCAATGGGGGATGTCCTTCATACGTTACCGGCGCTGACCGATGCCATGCGAGAAATCCCTGATATTCGCTTTGACTGGGTGGTTGAAGAAAACTTTGCACAAATTCCAGGCTGGCATCCGGCGGTGGATCGCGTATTGCCGGTGGCGATTCGCCGCTGGCGTAAACACTGGTTCGGCAGCCAACAGCGCGAAGAGCGTGTCGCGTTCAAACGAGCACTGCAGGCGTGTGAATATGATGTGGTGATTGATGCTCAGGGTTTGATTAAAAGCGCAGCGCTGGTAACCCGCCTGGCAAAAGGCATTAAGCATGGTCAGGACAGCCGCAGCGCACGTGAGCCTTTCGCCAGCTGGTGGTATGACAAACGCCACGAAATTGATAAGCGACAGCATGCCGTAGAACGCACTCGTGAGCTGTTTGCCAAAAGTCTTGGCTATGAGAAACCGCAAACGCAGGGCGATTATGCCATTGCTTCTCATTTCCTTGCTCACCCACCCGCTGATGCGGGACGCTATCTGGTCTTTCTGCATGCCACTACGCGTGATAACAAACACTGGCCTGAAAGCCACTGGCGTGAGCTGATTACGTTAATTGAGCCAACCGGTTTGCGGATTAAACTTCCCTGGGGAGCAGAGCATGAGCATCAGCGGGCGCAGCGTCTGGCTGCCGGTTTTGATCATGTCGACGTGCTGCCGAAGCTAACGCTGGAGCAGGTGGCGCAAACGCTGGCAGGCGCAAAAGCGGTGGTTTCAGTGGATACCGGCCTGAGCCATCTCACTGCCGCCCTCGATCGTCCTAACATTACACTCTACGGCCCGACCGATCCCGGCCTGATTGGCGGCTATGGACTGAATCAACAGGCATGCAAGCCTGAAAATTCGATTGAAATGAAAGATATTAGTGCGGCACAGGTCGAAAGCAGGCTTAGGACGCTTATTTAA
- a CDS encoding glycosyltransferase, producing MTQQSETASPLLSVIIPMYNAGGMFDTFMASLLAQTFTNLEVIIVNDGSTDGSAERAAEYAARYKHISVINQENGGVSRARNAGLALARGKYVTFPDADDTLSPAMYQTLVEMAEQDNLDAAQCNAECFYAGSQRVKTLIPLDRLTSTGVMDGAAWLSKALATRRYLHVVWMGIYRLSLIKSRELMFEPGLHHQDIPWTTEFMLNARRVRYTDIALYRYYVHDRSISNRKRTGQRNVEYQRHYLKIARMLEEINQRYHGKVKIYPQFHYQITHEALSVCHSVRREPEAEARQAIIADIFSTQTHRRMLRNARGLKQWYQLLLWLSRIYRWRKH from the coding sequence ATGACTCAACAATCTGAAACCGCTTCGCCTTTACTGAGCGTTATTATTCCGATGTATAACGCCGGCGGCATGTTCGACACTTTTATGGCGTCTCTGCTGGCACAAACCTTTACTAATCTCGAAGTCATTATCGTAAATGACGGTTCCACGGACGGCAGCGCCGAACGGGCTGCGGAGTATGCGGCGCGTTATAAACATATCAGCGTGATTAATCAGGAAAACGGCGGCGTTTCACGCGCGCGCAACGCAGGACTGGCGTTAGCACGCGGTAAATATGTGACCTTTCCCGATGCCGATGACACTCTGTCGCCTGCAATGTATCAGACGCTGGTTGAGATGGCCGAACAGGACAATTTGGATGCCGCTCAATGCAACGCAGAGTGCTTTTATGCTGGCAGCCAGCGAGTCAAAACGCTGATCCCGCTCGACAGGCTGACCTCGACTGGCGTCATGGATGGTGCAGCCTGGCTGAGTAAAGCGCTGGCCACACGACGCTATCTGCATGTTGTCTGGATGGGGATTTATCGCTTATCACTGATTAAATCCCGTGAGCTGATGTTTGAGCCGGGGCTACACCATCAGGATATCCCCTGGACCACAGAATTTATGCTCAACGCTCGCCGGGTGCGTTATACCGATATTGCGCTCTATCGCTACTATGTCCACGATCGGTCGATCAGCAATCGCAAGCGCACCGGACAGCGTAATGTAGAGTATCAGCGCCACTACCTGAAGATTGCGCGTATGCTGGAAGAGATCAATCAGCGCTATCACGGCAAGGTAAAAATCTATCCGCAGTTTCACTATCAGATAACTCATGAAGCGCTTAGCGTCTGTCATTCAGTACGCCGGGAGCCCGAAGCCGAGGCGCGTCAGGCGATTATTGCAGATATATTTTCAACCCAAACCCACCGAAGAATGCTGCGTAATGCGCGCGGCCTGAAACAGTGGTATCAGCTCCTGCTCTGGCTGAGCCGTATTTATCGCTGGCGTAAACATTAA